In the Advenella kashmirensis WT001 genome, one interval contains:
- a CDS encoding HpcH/HpaI aldolase family protein, translated as MPAATDLLENPFRARLAQPGAPLGTWLMSGTSSTAEAMGRAGFDWLLVDLEHVPLDDQDALHVLQAIAGTNACAVARLAANDPVLFKRALDLGAQTVMVPFVDSAQAARQAVSNAKYPPLGTRGFAAVHRASGYGTATDYAKRANDSVFTIIQLETPQAVAALEDIAAVPGVDALFLGPGDLSANMGHIGNLAHPEVQHVIADVARRCQAIGVPCGIVGPTPEMVSSFISSGYAFVAVASDMGMMMRQATAFIQAIRPALAKGYDGGVY; from the coding sequence ATGCCCGCAGCAACTGATCTGCTAGAAAACCCTTTTCGCGCCCGTCTTGCTCAACCTGGGGCGCCGCTAGGCACCTGGCTCATGTCCGGTACGTCGAGTACCGCTGAAGCAATGGGGCGCGCCGGCTTTGACTGGCTGCTGGTAGATCTGGAGCATGTACCGCTTGACGATCAGGATGCCCTGCATGTATTGCAGGCTATCGCGGGGACCAATGCCTGCGCGGTAGCACGTCTGGCGGCAAACGATCCCGTTCTGTTCAAGCGGGCGCTGGATCTTGGCGCCCAGACCGTGATGGTGCCGTTTGTTGACAGCGCGCAAGCTGCGCGGCAGGCGGTCAGCAACGCCAAATATCCCCCGCTTGGAACACGTGGCTTTGCCGCAGTCCATCGGGCCAGTGGCTATGGCACTGCGACCGATTATGCAAAGCGCGCGAACGACTCGGTCTTCACCATTATTCAACTTGAAACGCCACAGGCCGTGGCGGCACTTGAAGACATTGCAGCCGTGCCAGGCGTGGATGCGCTATTTCTGGGTCCAGGCGATCTGTCGGCAAATATGGGGCATATCGGCAATCTGGCTCATCCGGAGGTGCAGCACGTAATCGCCGACGTGGCGCGGCGTTGTCAGGCCATCGGCGTGCCTTGCGGCATTGTCGGACCTACCCCGGAAATGGTCTCAAGCTTTATCAGTTCCGGCTATGCATTTGTGGCGGTGGCCTCTGACATGGGCATGATGATGCGTCAGGCCACCGCATTCATTCAAGCAATCCGCCCGGCACTGGCAAAAGGTTATGACGGTGGTGTTTATTGA
- a CDS encoding Bug family tripartite tricarboxylate transporter substrate binding protein, producing MILGITTLNRKTLIKYATLLVATSVLSTSATAQNAYPENPVTILVPFGPGGTSDIMARILAKHLRQAMGGNLIIDNKGGAGGAIGMMQLKRAKPDGYTLGLSVIGPEVLQPGMRKTGYTYQDFDHICGTYSVPLMMMVPQDSAFKNLQDVVAFAEKHPKQLTYGTSGTGTLLHIAMEMLMKQADSTALHVPYKSSAEMVTGLMGKQVMVISDTTTVAKQYKLRPLGIFSDQRLESSPQVATTKEGGWPIQATIWGGLIAPKGLPQDIVATLETACEKAVNSEGYKADVEPLDTPPHFMGAKAFAAFAKAESEKYSKLIKEMGISNEKPQ from the coding sequence ATGATATTGGGCATTACGACATTGAATCGGAAAACGCTTATCAAATATGCAACGTTGTTGGTCGCTACATCTGTCCTGAGCACCAGTGCCACAGCCCAGAATGCCTATCCGGAAAATCCGGTGACCATTCTGGTGCCTTTCGGCCCGGGCGGTACGTCTGATATCATGGCTCGGATTCTGGCAAAACACCTGCGCCAGGCGATGGGCGGCAATCTCATTATTGACAACAAGGGCGGTGCGGGTGGCGCAATTGGCATGATGCAACTGAAGCGAGCCAAACCGGATGGCTACACGCTTGGTTTGTCTGTCATCGGCCCGGAAGTACTACAACCTGGCATGCGCAAGACAGGTTACACATATCAGGATTTTGATCATATCTGCGGAACCTATTCGGTGCCACTAATGATGATGGTGCCTCAGGACTCGGCATTTAAAAACCTGCAGGATGTTGTCGCATTCGCCGAAAAACATCCGAAGCAGCTGACTTACGGCACGTCCGGCACGGGCACGTTGCTGCATATTGCCATGGAAATGCTCATGAAACAGGCAGATTCAACTGCGCTGCATGTGCCCTATAAAAGCTCTGCGGAAATGGTGACCGGGTTGATGGGGAAACAGGTGATGGTGATCAGCGACACCACAACCGTGGCCAAGCAATACAAGTTGCGTCCTCTGGGCATTTTTTCCGATCAACGGCTCGAGTCCAGCCCACAGGTGGCTACAACCAAGGAGGGAGGATGGCCGATCCAGGCAACCATCTGGGGCGGGCTGATTGCACCCAAGGGACTGCCTCAGGACATTGTCGCGACACTGGAAACCGCATGTGAAAAGGCGGTGAACAGCGAAGGCTACAAAGCTGACGTTGAGCCTCTGGATACGCCACCTCATTTCATGGGGGCCAAAGCATTTGCAGCATTTGCAAAAGCTGAATCGGAAAAATACAGCAAACTGATTAAGGAGATGGGCATTAGCAATGAAAAACCGCAATGA
- a CDS encoding TerC family protein, translating to MLEFFQTLSWTAVFQIIMIDILLGGDNAVVIALACRNLPKKQRMQGILWGTAGAIILRVVLITFALTLLTIPYLKIVGGLLLIWIGIKLLIPDDDAHDKIEGGSSVWSAVKTIIIADFVMSLDNVIAIAGAAQGAHADHQTGLVIAGLIISVPIIIWGSTLVLKLIDRYPGVVLLGAALLGWIAGGMLVSDQVVLERFGEVTGTVKIAVELGGALLVALVGSWLARRKKMASAGQA from the coding sequence ATGCTTGAATTTTTTCAGACTCTGAGCTGGACAGCAGTATTTCAAATCATCATGATTGATATCCTGCTCGGTGGCGATAATGCGGTTGTGATTGCGCTGGCCTGCCGTAATTTGCCGAAAAAGCAGCGCATGCAGGGAATTTTATGGGGCACTGCTGGTGCAATTATTCTGCGGGTCGTGCTCATTACATTTGCATTGACGCTATTGACGATTCCGTATCTCAAAATTGTAGGCGGATTGCTGCTTATCTGGATCGGGATCAAGCTGCTTATCCCGGATGATGATGCGCATGACAAGATCGAAGGCGGATCGTCGGTCTGGTCAGCGGTCAAGACGATTATTATTGCAGACTTTGTCATGAGCCTGGATAACGTCATTGCGATTGCCGGCGCTGCGCAGGGTGCGCACGCCGATCATCAGACCGGGCTGGTTATTGCCGGTCTGATTATCAGCGTACCTATTATTATCTGGGGCAGCACACTGGTCTTGAAACTCATTGACCGTTATCCCGGGGTGGTGCTTCTGGGTGCGGCATTGCTGGGCTGGATCGCAGGGGGCATGCTGGTCAGTGACCAGGTTGTTCTGGAACGTTTCGGCGAAGTCACCGGTACGGTCAAGATCGCCGTTGAGCTCGGCGGCGCCCTGCTGGTTGCATTGGTTGGAAGCTGGCTGGCGCGACGCAAGAAAATGGCGTCTGCCGGGCAGGCGTAA
- a CDS encoding tripartite tricarboxylate transporter permease produces the protein MAHGLWIALEPGNLLFAAIGVLLGTLVGILPGIGPSLTVALLLPVTFQLDPTGSIIMFAGIYFGGMYGSSTTAILLNTPGEAASIATAIEGYKMARSGRGGPALSTAAIGSFVAGTLATICLALLAPVLVKIAVQFGPWDYFALMVLAFITVSATFGSSVLRGITSLALGLTLGLVGIDKLTGQARLDFGVPILLDGISITTLVVGLFAVGEAFYMASRFHGQEEKVEPVRGSLWMTRQDWSRSWKSWVRGFGLGFPIGALPAGGAEVPTLLSYTLERKLTRHPEEFGSGAIEGVAGPEAANNAAATGTLVPLLALGLPTSATAAMMLAGFQQFGLAPGPLLFVNNADLVWGLIASFFIGNLMLLVLNLPLVGLWVRLLAIPQAWLYAGILLFAALGTLAANPSWIELTMLLIFGLVGYAMRCWDYPVAPMIVGLILGPMAESQFRRALQISLNDYLVFFKHPGSAVMLCLALLALIAP, from the coding sequence CTGGCGCATGGATTATGGATCGCGCTCGAACCCGGCAACCTGCTTTTTGCTGCAATCGGCGTACTTTTGGGTACCCTTGTCGGCATCTTGCCAGGCATCGGCCCTTCCCTGACGGTGGCACTGCTTTTGCCGGTCACATTCCAGCTGGATCCTACCGGTTCAATCATTATGTTTGCAGGCATTTACTTCGGAGGGATGTACGGTAGCTCCACAACTGCAATATTACTGAACACACCGGGCGAAGCCGCCTCAATTGCAACCGCAATTGAGGGCTACAAAATGGCCAGGTCCGGTCGCGGCGGCCCAGCCCTGTCCACGGCCGCCATCGGTTCATTTGTCGCGGGCACCCTAGCCACAATATGCCTAGCTTTGCTAGCCCCCGTTCTGGTGAAAATTGCAGTCCAGTTCGGACCGTGGGATTACTTCGCACTCATGGTGCTTGCATTCATTACCGTTTCCGCCACTTTCGGCAGTTCTGTCCTGCGTGGAATTACCAGCCTGGCATTGGGCTTGACCTTGGGCCTGGTAGGGATAGACAAGCTCACTGGCCAGGCACGCCTTGATTTCGGTGTACCCATCCTGCTGGACGGAATTTCCATCACAACATTAGTGGTCGGACTTTTTGCCGTAGGAGAAGCGTTTTATATGGCATCCAGATTCCATGGCCAAGAAGAAAAAGTGGAGCCGGTTCGCGGCTCGCTTTGGATGACGCGTCAGGACTGGTCGCGATCATGGAAAAGCTGGGTCCGCGGCTTTGGCCTTGGTTTTCCCATTGGGGCCCTGCCGGCCGGCGGCGCCGAAGTGCCCACGCTGCTGTCCTACACGCTTGAACGAAAGCTCACCAGACATCCGGAAGAATTCGGCAGTGGTGCCATTGAAGGCGTTGCCGGACCAGAAGCAGCCAACAATGCGGCAGCCACCGGCACACTTGTACCATTGCTGGCACTCGGGCTGCCAACATCGGCGACGGCAGCCATGATGCTCGCCGGGTTTCAGCAGTTCGGGCTGGCGCCCGGTCCCCTGCTGTTCGTCAACAATGCCGACCTGGTATGGGGACTGATTGCCAGCTTTTTTATTGGCAATCTGATGTTGCTGGTGCTGAACCTGCCATTGGTAGGACTTTGGGTGCGATTGCTCGCCATTCCACAAGCGTGGCTTTACGCGGGCATCCTGCTGTTCGCCGCATTGGGCACCCTCGCAGCAAATCCTTCCTGGATTGAATTGACCATGTTGCTGATCTTCGGATTGGTTGGCTACGCCATGCGTTGCTGGGACTATCCGGTAGCGCCAATGATTGTCGGGCTGATTCTTGGTCCCATGGCAGAAAGCCAGTTTCGTCGGGCGTTGCAAATCAGTCTGAATGACTACCTGGTATTTTTCAAGCATCCCGGGTCTGCGGTCATGCTGTGCCTTGCCTTACTGGCGCTGATCGCCCCATGA
- a CDS encoding GntR family transcriptional regulator — MKSKSTIVIPKIIELIRQQQLGIGAHLAAQKIADQLRVSRSPVNDALKQLCDNGIVVREENRGYFLARDLAKDGLDEAELAEMTEVDVVSGVYFQVADDLLTGQLPVQCSETLLKNRYNLTAAQVQALLTRITNEGWAHRKPGYGWEFSSMMTTPESLLQSYRLRLALEPAALLEPTFHISPNVIEQCRAAEMHLLRGGIDTDTADQLHDRGVRFHESLVEASGNPFFIETIKRVNRVRRLLSYRSMQDRARYKDHCEQHLAILDLLEKGKNKAASQALKSHLECTLQNLSNISSLLDVQSREQTTAKKRVQAGTGRTGHARAAKLS; from the coding sequence ATGAAATCCAAGAGCACCATCGTTATTCCCAAAATTATTGAATTGATTCGACAGCAACAGCTGGGTATCGGCGCGCATCTTGCAGCACAGAAAATTGCTGATCAGTTGCGGGTCTCCAGGTCTCCGGTCAATGACGCATTGAAGCAACTTTGCGACAACGGTATTGTTGTGCGAGAAGAAAACCGGGGTTACTTTCTTGCCCGGGATTTAGCCAAAGACGGACTGGATGAAGCTGAACTTGCAGAAATGACAGAAGTGGATGTTGTGTCTGGAGTTTATTTCCAGGTGGCCGATGACTTGCTGACAGGCCAGTTGCCGGTCCAGTGCAGTGAAACATTGCTGAAGAATCGATATAACCTGACTGCTGCTCAAGTGCAGGCGCTGTTGACGCGTATTACCAATGAGGGTTGGGCGCATCGCAAGCCGGGATATGGCTGGGAATTCTCATCGATGATGACAACGCCAGAAAGTTTGCTTCAATCCTACCGACTGCGCCTTGCATTGGAACCGGCTGCCTTGCTGGAGCCCACTTTTCATATCAGCCCCAATGTCATAGAGCAGTGTCGTGCGGCCGAAATGCATTTGTTGCGTGGGGGCATTGACACGGATACTGCCGACCAATTGCACGACCGCGGCGTTCGTTTCCATGAGTCTCTGGTTGAAGCCTCTGGCAACCCCTTTTTCATAGAAACCATCAAACGGGTCAATCGCGTGCGTCGCTTGTTGTCGTATCGCTCAATGCAGGACCGGGCACGCTATAAGGATCACTGTGAGCAGCATCTTGCCATTCTTGATCTGCTGGAGAAGGGGAAAAACAAAGCCGCATCCCAGGCGCTTAAATCACATTTGGAATGTACACTGCAGAACCTGTCGAATATCAGCAGTCTGCTTGATGTCCAGTCACGGGAGCAGACCACTGCAAAAAAGCGTGTGCAGGCTGGGACAGGCCGAACGGGTCATGCCCGAGCGGCGAAGTTGAGTTAA
- a CDS encoding lactonase family protein: MYAYIGSRTTRDRHARGEGISIYQVNTDTGELIPVQVLKGMTNPSFLALNSSGTRLYAVHGDTSTVSSYTVDTNTGKLAPLNRQETGGMNPVHLALDPSECYLVISNHIGANLAVLPITRDGLLEPVSQLVSLIGMGEPGPHRIEQKHAKPHHNPFSVTGRHVLVPDKGLDRIFTYSFSDGQLSPVQPISVSSREGSGPRHIAFHPNANHAYCINELDSTVTTYRYHSLTGALQAEQILSTLPASFTGNNRAAEIIVDAAGRYVYATNRGHDSIAIFSIASNGLLSWAGCEKSGGRTPRFIALAPGGRHLYALNEDDDCICTFSVDPATGSLRNTGVSIHSGSPVCMIFST, from the coding sequence ATGTACGCTTATATCGGCTCTCGTACCACTCGTGATCGCCATGCGCGCGGCGAAGGTATAAGTATCTACCAAGTCAACACAGATACCGGGGAACTGATACCGGTGCAGGTGCTAAAAGGCATGACTAATCCGTCATTTCTGGCGCTGAACAGCAGTGGCACCAGACTGTATGCGGTACATGGCGATACAAGTACTGTCAGTTCCTATACTGTTGATACCAATACAGGCAAACTGGCACCGCTGAACCGGCAGGAGACCGGCGGCATGAATCCGGTTCATCTGGCACTGGACCCAAGCGAGTGCTACCTCGTGATTTCGAATCATATCGGCGCTAATCTGGCGGTCTTACCCATTACCAGAGACGGCTTACTGGAACCGGTCAGCCAGCTTGTCTCACTCATTGGCATGGGCGAGCCCGGGCCGCATCGCATAGAACAAAAGCATGCAAAACCGCACCACAACCCGTTTTCTGTCACCGGGCGCCATGTTCTGGTGCCCGATAAAGGATTGGACCGCATATTTACCTATTCATTTTCAGACGGACAACTGAGCCCGGTGCAGCCCATATCCGTATCAAGCCGCGAAGGATCCGGGCCGCGCCATATTGCTTTTCATCCCAATGCGAATCATGCCTATTGCATCAACGAACTTGATTCCACAGTCACCACATATCGTTATCACAGTCTGACCGGTGCGCTGCAGGCGGAACAAATACTATCCACACTGCCTGCGTCGTTTACCGGCAATAATCGCGCCGCCGAAATTATCGTCGATGCTGCAGGCCGTTATGTTTACGCCACCAACCGCGGACACGACAGTATCGCAATCTTCTCCATTGCCAGCAATGGCTTGTTGTCCTGGGCAGGATGTGAAAAGTCAGGAGGCCGCACTCCGCGCTTCATCGCGCTGGCGCCTGGCGGTCGGCATCTGTATGCGCTTAACGAAGATGATGATTGCATCTGCACATTCAGCGTTGACCCGGCAACGGGATCGCTGCGCAATACGGGTGTATCGATACACTCGGGCAGCCCCGTATGCATGATTTTTTCAACCTGA
- a CDS encoding Bug family tripartite tricarboxylate transporter substrate binding protein, translated as MSQFWSRSLAALAITGSTLGVSSYAHAESYPNRPVTIIVPFSAGGGVDSMARILAEKLRDTLKQSVVVQNKPGASGMLGAQYVATARPDGYTLLLGSAGETSINPYVYKSQMRYSPEKDLLPITLVTRVPNVLVSGPSLKADNVAALIAIAKKTPGKLTYATSGVGNPQHLNGELLQEIAGIKMMHVPYKGASAQLADVAGGNVDMTFVSYAGAAPFIQSGRVKALAVTSAKRASFAKDIPAIAETTGLSAYKLENWFGLFAPAGTPQDVVELINKAASDAIADSALAQRLREQGGEPESMSSKDFATFIRQESQQYKKIIDDADIKAEAEQPYVLSASLQRCPLIFYYLRCFHVRLYRLSYHS; from the coding sequence ATGAGTCAATTCTGGTCCCGGTCTCTTGCAGCACTGGCAATCACTGGATCCACACTGGGTGTCAGCAGCTATGCACATGCCGAATCCTATCCAAATCGCCCTGTCACCATCATCGTACCGTTCTCGGCGGGCGGCGGCGTGGATTCCATGGCGCGAATTCTGGCCGAAAAATTGCGCGACACCTTAAAGCAAAGCGTTGTTGTGCAAAACAAGCCTGGCGCCAGTGGCATGCTTGGCGCGCAGTATGTCGCCACTGCCCGTCCTGACGGATATACCTTGTTGCTCGGCTCTGCCGGAGAGACATCGATTAATCCGTATGTATACAAATCTCAAATGAGATATTCACCGGAAAAGGATCTGCTTCCAATCACCCTGGTTACCCGGGTACCAAATGTACTGGTATCCGGTCCTTCACTCAAAGCCGACAATGTCGCTGCTCTGATTGCCATTGCTAAAAAAACGCCCGGCAAACTCACTTACGCAACCAGCGGCGTAGGCAATCCGCAGCATTTGAACGGTGAGCTGCTACAGGAAATTGCAGGAATCAAGATGATGCACGTGCCATACAAGGGGGCATCCGCTCAGCTTGCTGATGTCGCTGGCGGCAATGTCGATATGACATTTGTGAGTTATGCAGGAGCGGCACCCTTTATTCAGAGCGGCCGGGTCAAAGCGCTGGCAGTCACCTCGGCCAAGCGCGCAAGCTTTGCCAAAGATATTCCCGCCATCGCAGAAACAACGGGTTTGTCTGCTTATAAATTGGAAAACTGGTTCGGTCTTTTTGCGCCTGCCGGTACGCCACAGGACGTGGTTGAGCTTATTAACAAGGCTGCGTCCGACGCAATCGCCGATTCTGCCCTGGCACAACGATTACGCGAACAAGGAGGCGAGCCCGAGTCAATGTCATCGAAGGACTTTGCTACCTTCATCAGGCAAGAGAGCCAGCAATACAAGAAAATAATAGACGATGCCGACATCAAGGCAGAGGCTGAACAACCATATGTATTGTCAGCGTCATTGCAACGCTGCCCTTTAATTTTTTATTACCTCAGGTGTTTCCATGTACGCTTATATCGGCTCTCGTACCACTCGTGA